From the Sphingomonas phyllosphaerae 5.2 genome, one window contains:
- the rpoZ gene encoding DNA-directed RNA polymerase subunit omega, with the protein MARVTVEDCVDKIPNRFDLVLLAAQRARQVSGGAELTIDRDRDKNPVVALREIAEETVRPKDLHESVVQSLQRVQIDDEEEADAIGSLAASAEALRLTAVAPPRNQNLGADYDG; encoded by the coding sequence ATGGCGCGCGTCACTGTCGAGGATTGCGTCGACAAGATCCCGAACCGTTTCGATCTGGTCCTGCTCGCTGCACAGCGCGCGCGGCAGGTATCGGGCGGTGCCGAACTGACGATCGATCGCGATCGTGACAAGAACCCGGTCGTCGCGCTGCGCGAGATCGCCGAGGAGACCGTGCGTCCCAAGGACCTGCACGAATCGGTGGTGCAAAGCCTGCAGCGCGTGCAGATCGACGACGAGGAAGAGGCGGACGCGATCGGCAGCCTGGCCGCGTCGGCCGAGGCGCTGCGCCTCACCGCCGTCGCTCCGCCGCGCAACCAGAACCTTGGCGCCGACTACGACGGCTGA
- a CDS encoding M48 family metalloprotease has protein sequence MMLRSVLLAAALTTAMPAAAQSISASDKATGAQANPQLLSQFGGKYTGAQAAYVERVGKRVAVQSGLSNAQGDFTVALLDSPIENAFAIPGGYIYVTRQLLALMNSEAELASVMGHEVGHVAARHSASRNQRATIGGVLAAVVGAAAGNSAAGQLVGTAARTGAQLVVLKYGRDQEYAADGLGVKYITAAGYDPYAAADMLAQLEAQSELQAEVAGRGGQQMPGWASTHPNSAERVRRAAALAKATGRPLTDPPQDVDFLRRLDGLAYDAKGSGKRIRIVTVKQGDTIDTLARRMAYTTLQRDRFMTLNAIEEDAQLTPGRLVKVVTDG, from the coding sequence ATGATGCTACGATCCGTGCTGCTTGCTGCGGCGCTCACCACCGCAATGCCGGCCGCGGCGCAGTCGATCTCCGCCAGCGACAAGGCGACGGGGGCGCAGGCCAATCCGCAGTTACTATCGCAATTCGGGGGAAAATATACCGGAGCACAGGCTGCTTACGTCGAGCGGGTCGGCAAGCGCGTGGCGGTCCAGTCCGGCCTGTCGAACGCGCAGGGCGACTTCACCGTCGCGCTGCTCGATTCGCCGATCGAGAACGCCTTCGCAATTCCCGGCGGCTATATCTACGTCACCCGCCAGTTGCTGGCGCTGATGAACAGCGAGGCGGAGCTGGCGTCGGTGATGGGGCACGAGGTCGGCCATGTCGCCGCACGCCATTCCGCCTCGCGCAACCAGCGCGCGACGATCGGCGGCGTGCTGGCGGCGGTGGTCGGCGCTGCTGCGGGCAACAGCGCCGCGGGCCAGCTGGTCGGCACCGCCGCGCGGACCGGCGCGCAACTCGTCGTGCTGAAATACGGCCGCGATCAGGAGTATGCCGCCGACGGGTTGGGCGTGAAGTACATCACCGCCGCCGGCTACGATCCGTACGCCGCCGCCGACATGCTCGCGCAGCTCGAAGCGCAGAGCGAGCTACAGGCAGAAGTGGCGGGACGCGGCGGGCAGCAGATGCCGGGCTGGGCATCGACACATCCCAACAGCGCAGAGCGCGTGCGCCGCGCCGCCGCGCTCGCCAAGGCGACCGGGCGCCCGCTGACCGATCCGCCACAGGACGTCGATTTTCTGCGCCGGCTCGACGGGCTCGCCTATGATGCGAAGGGCTCCGGCAAGCGCATCCGCATCGTCACGGTCAAGCAAGGCGACACGATCGATACGCTCGCGCGGCGGATGGCCTACACGACGCTCCAGCGCGACCGCTTCATGACGCTGAATGCGATAGAGGAGGATGCACAGCTTACCCCCGGCCGGTTGGTAAAGGTCGTGACGGACGGATGA
- a CDS encoding ABCB family ABC transporter ATP-binding protein/permease, with the protein MPPDTSTKSAVERPLLPTLRRFLPDLWPADAPGMKLRVTGAMVLVVLSKLVQVYGAPFALQGAVDGMAVPTTPLSLVLLLVAGYAAARFGSTLFDNLRNTVFERVGQEATRRLAARVFRHLHQLSLRFHLERRTGAVTKVVERGTKSIDTMLYFLLFNIAPTVLELALVLGIFWVKFGWQLVVGTLAMVVLYIWFTRLVTDWRSSLRERMNDLDTGAVAHAVDSLLNFETVKYFGAEEREAQRYDRAMRAYADAAVVSENSLAWLNIGQAAITNAMLAGGMAWVAWGWSQGRFTAGEVVLVSTLLSQLFRPLDLLGMVYRTIRQGAIDMGAMFDLIDTPSEVVDAPGAPPLLVANGAVRFENVVFGYDKGMTILKGVDIDVPAGTTCAVVGPSGAGKSTLARLMYRFYDVDSGRITIDGQDIARVEQASLRAAIGIVPQDTVLFNDTIGYNIAYGRAGADEAAIEQAARGAAIAGFIERQPDGYATRVGERGLKLSGGEKQRVAIARTLLKNPPILILDEATSALDSRTEAEIMETLEAIERGRTTIVIAHRLSTIVHADQIVVLEAGRVVERGSHAALLAAGGLYAEMWARQAQEQEEALAVE; encoded by the coding sequence ATGCCCCCCGACACATCGACCAAATCCGCCGTCGAGCGCCCGTTGTTGCCGACGCTGCGCCGTTTCCTGCCCGACCTTTGGCCGGCGGACGCGCCGGGCATGAAGCTGCGTGTCACCGGCGCGATGGTGCTGGTGGTGCTGTCGAAGCTGGTGCAGGTCTACGGCGCTCCGTTCGCGTTGCAGGGCGCAGTCGACGGCATGGCGGTCCCGACGACGCCGCTCTCGCTCGTGCTTTTGCTGGTCGCCGGTTACGCTGCGGCGCGGTTCGGTTCCACGTTGTTCGACAATTTGCGCAACACGGTGTTCGAACGTGTCGGACAGGAAGCGACACGGCGACTGGCGGCGCGCGTTTTCCGTCATCTGCATCAGCTGTCGCTGCGCTTCCATCTGGAGCGTCGCACCGGCGCGGTCACCAAGGTGGTCGAGCGGGGCACGAAGAGCATCGACACGATGCTGTACTTCCTGTTGTTCAACATCGCGCCGACGGTGCTGGAGCTGGCGCTGGTGCTCGGCATCTTCTGGGTGAAGTTCGGCTGGCAGCTGGTCGTCGGCACGCTCGCGATGGTGGTGCTCTACATCTGGTTCACGCGGCTGGTAACCGACTGGCGGTCGTCGCTGCGTGAGCGGATGAACGATCTCGACACCGGCGCGGTCGCGCACGCCGTCGATTCGCTGCTGAACTTCGAGACCGTCAAATACTTCGGCGCCGAGGAGCGCGAGGCGCAGCGCTACGATCGCGCGATGCGCGCCTATGCCGACGCGGCGGTGGTCAGCGAGAACAGCCTGGCGTGGCTGAACATCGGGCAGGCCGCGATCACCAACGCGATGCTCGCCGGCGGTATGGCGTGGGTGGCGTGGGGCTGGAGCCAGGGGCGCTTCACCGCCGGCGAGGTGGTGCTGGTGTCGACGCTGTTGTCGCAGCTGTTCCGGCCGCTCGACCTGCTCGGCATGGTCTATCGCACGATCCGGCAGGGGGCGATCGACATGGGCGCGATGTTCGACCTGATCGACACGCCTTCCGAGGTGGTCGACGCACCCGGCGCCCCGCCGCTGCTGGTCGCGAACGGCGCGGTGCGCTTCGAGAATGTCGTTTTCGGCTACGACAAGGGCATGACGATCCTGAAGGGCGTCGACATCGACGTGCCGGCGGGAACGACCTGCGCGGTGGTCGGCCCCTCGGGGGCCGGCAAGTCGACGCTCGCGCGGTTGATGTACCGCTTCTACGACGTCGACAGCGGCCGGATCACCATCGACGGACAGGACATTGCGCGGGTCGAGCAGGCGTCGTTGCGGGCCGCGATCGGGATCGTCCCGCAAGACACGGTGCTGTTCAACGACACGATCGGTTACAACATCGCGTACGGCCGCGCGGGCGCGGACGAGGCCGCGATCGAACAGGCGGCACGCGGCGCGGCGATCGCCGGCTTCATCGAGCGCCAGCCGGACGGCTATGCGACACGCGTCGGCGAGCGCGGCTTGAAGCTGTCGGGTGGCGAGAAACAGCGCGTGGCGATCGCACGCACGCTGCTGAAGAACCCGCCGATCCTGATCCTCGACGAGGCGACCAGCGCGCTCGACAGCCGGACCGAGGCCGAGATCATGGAGACGCTGGAAGCGATCGAGCGCGGCCGCACGACGATCGTCATCGCGCACCGACTGTCGACGATCGTCCACGCCGACCAGATCGTCGTGCTGGAGGCCGGGCGCGTCGTGGAACGTGGATCGCACGCCGCGTTGCTGGCAGCGGGCGGGCTTTATGCGGAAATGTGGGCGCGGCAGGCGCAGGAGCAGGAAGAAGCACTGGCGGTGGAGTGA
- the ubiG gene encoding bifunctional 2-polyprenyl-6-hydroxyphenol methylase/3-demethylubiquinol 3-O-methyltransferase UbiG translates to MDDASVTTATIPAAPHASVVASEAAHFGKLAAEWWDPRGTSAMLHRLNPVRLRYLRAAIDRHWDLDDRSFTPLAGKSALDMGCGAGLLAEPLARMGAQVTGVDAAAESIAVARVHAGSGGLSIDYRAGGVEAVAGETFDLVCSMEVIEHVADPNGFVAGLAEGVAPGGMLVMSTPNRTWLSRVALVEGAERLGQIPRGTHDWDKFLTPEELSATIVANGFEVRDVTGLSVTPNGFALGASTALDYFVTAIRAD, encoded by the coding sequence ATGGACGACGCAAGCGTAACAACCGCAACCATCCCTGCCGCGCCGCACGCCTCGGTGGTCGCGAGCGAGGCGGCGCATTTCGGCAAGCTGGCGGCGGAATGGTGGGACCCGAGGGGTACGTCGGCGATGCTGCACCGGCTGAACCCGGTGCGGCTGCGTTACCTGCGTGCGGCGATCGACCGGCACTGGGACCTGGACGACCGTAGCTTCACGCCGCTGGCGGGGAAAAGCGCGCTCGACATGGGTTGCGGCGCGGGATTGCTCGCGGAGCCGCTGGCGCGGATGGGAGCACAGGTAACCGGCGTGGATGCGGCGGCGGAGAGCATAGCGGTCGCGCGCGTCCATGCCGGGAGCGGCGGGCTGTCGATCGACTATCGGGCCGGCGGTGTCGAGGCGGTGGCGGGGGAGACGTTCGATCTCGTCTGCTCGATGGAGGTGATCGAGCATGTCGCCGATCCGAACGGCTTCGTCGCGGGGCTGGCGGAGGGGGTGGCCCCCGGTGGGATGCTGGTGATGAGCACGCCGAACCGCACGTGGCTGTCACGGGTCGCGCTTGTCGAGGGTGCGGAACGGCTGGGGCAGATCCCACGCGGGACGCACGATTGGGACAAGTTCCTGACGCCGGAGGAATTGTCGGCGACGATCGTCGCCAACGGCTTCGAGGTACGTGATGTCACCGGGCTGTCGGTGACGCCGAACGGGTTCGCGCTCGGCGCGTCGACGGCGTTGGATTATTTCGTGACGGCAATACGAGCCGATTGA
- a CDS encoding aspartate kinase: MARIVMKFGGTSMAGIERIRSVAARVKREAAAGNQVAVVVSAMAGETDRLVGFCREASPLYDPREYDVVVAAGEQVTSGLLAIALQAIGVPARSWLGWQLPIHTDDAFAKARIGTIDTVALDASLSAGEVAVIAGFQGVSANGRITTLGRGGSDTSAVAVAAAMQADRCDIYTDVDGVYTTDPRIVPRARKLAKVTYEEMLELASVGAKVLQTRSVGLAMKEKVRVQVLSSFTGDDAPMADTLPGTMIVGEEEIEDVERQLITGIAHDKNEAKITLTSVPDKPGSVASIFEPLAAANINVDMIIQNIAHRSSGSNSATDVTFTVPAADLPRSIEALNQARETIGFGELIHDTRVAKISVVGVGMRSHAGVASTMFTTLGARGINIQAISTSEIKVSVLIHEDETELAVRVLHTSYGLDADEAA; this comes from the coding sequence TTGGCGCGCATCGTCATGAAGTTCGGCGGTACCTCGATGGCCGGGATCGAGCGGATTCGCTCGGTGGCGGCGCGAGTTAAACGCGAAGCTGCCGCAGGCAACCAGGTGGCGGTGGTCGTCTCCGCGATGGCGGGCGAGACCGATCGGCTGGTCGGCTTCTGCCGCGAAGCCTCGCCGCTCTACGATCCGCGTGAATATGACGTGGTGGTCGCGGCGGGCGAGCAGGTGACCAGCGGGCTGCTCGCCATCGCGTTGCAGGCGATCGGGGTACCGGCTAGATCGTGGCTGGGCTGGCAACTGCCGATCCACACCGACGACGCCTTCGCCAAGGCGCGGATCGGCACGATCGACACCGTCGCGCTCGACGCCAGCCTGTCGGCGGGTGAGGTGGCGGTGATCGCCGGCTTTCAGGGCGTGTCCGCGAACGGCCGGATCACGACGCTGGGGCGCGGGGGATCGGATACCTCGGCGGTGGCGGTGGCCGCGGCGATGCAGGCCGACCGCTGCGACATCTACACCGACGTCGACGGCGTCTACACCACCGATCCGCGGATCGTGCCGCGGGCGCGCAAGCTCGCCAAGGTAACCTATGAGGAGATGCTGGAACTCGCCAGCGTCGGCGCCAAGGTGCTCCAGACCCGTTCGGTCGGGCTGGCGATGAAGGAGAAGGTCCGCGTCCAGGTGCTGTCGTCGTTCACCGGCGACGATGCTCCGATGGCGGACACATTGCCCGGCACGATGATCGTGGGCGAAGAGGAGATTGAAGACGTGGAACGCCAGCTCATCACCGGGATCGCGCACGACAAGAACGAGGCGAAGATCACGCTGACCAGCGTGCCCGACAAGCCCGGCTCGGTCGCCAGCATCTTCGAGCCGCTGGCGGCGGCCAACATCAACGTCGACATGATCATCCAGAACATCGCGCACCGCAGCTCCGGCAGCAACAGCGCGACCGACGTTACCTTCACGGTGCCGGCCGCCGACCTGCCGAGGTCGATCGAGGCGCTGAACCAGGCGCGCGAGACGATCGGGTTCGGCGAGCTGATCCACGATACGCGCGTCGCGAAGATCAGCGTCGTCGGGGTGGGGATGCGCAGTCACGCCGGCGTCGCCAGCACGATGTTCACGACGCTCGGCGCCCGCGGCATCAACATCCAGGCGATTTCGACCAGCGAAATAAAGGTGTCGGTGCTGATCCACGAGGACGAGACCGAGCTGGCGGTACGTGTGCTGCACACCTCCTACGGGCTGGACGCAGACGAGGCGGCGTAA
- a CDS encoding methyl-accepting chemotaxis protein, giving the protein MFASMPIGKKIAAAFCAVILAVLVMMTVLWTILARIEATSAVSGRGQEVLAQTMQIEIGILRQNSQMRGFLVTGDESYLKQYREGQEQGETAAAKLRTLLADMPDGRAKVEDSLARAADWRREVGDPLIAKARVDRLGAQEALRSVAKKVTMIPVLAPLRALRDEETARGEAASAARVAALTTGKLALLLGGLVMCGVAIAVSMLLARALARPIVQLTGVMDTLAKGDHRLTVPDTDRGDELGSMSRAVLVFRDAATAKAQADAEQQQVMAEVGTALAKLADSDLRVTLSGFPPSYAALERDFNIAVGRLAAALGTVRGSAGGIATSTAEMHAATDDLAQRAEQQAASLAESAAAVTEIASSVRGTADQAKAAIGVVDRATADVRHSEEIVRRTMTAISDIERSSNEIAEIIALIDGLSFQTNLLALNAGVEAARAGDAGKGFAVVASEVRALAERSADAARDINARITNTVQRVRSGVELAQETDASLRAITTGISEIARFVSAIAESAGSQAASIGQVNVAIGEMDSATQANAAMVEEVTAACRLLTTETVTLEGQVNRFRVDVIERPAPAPKRPMPARAAPRAVPAVRGNLALKVEPDDDWAAF; this is encoded by the coding sequence ATGTTTGCTTCCATGCCGATCGGCAAGAAGATCGCCGCCGCCTTCTGCGCGGTGATCCTCGCCGTGCTCGTCATGATGACCGTGCTGTGGACGATCCTGGCGCGGATCGAGGCGACGAGCGCCGTCAGCGGCCGCGGGCAGGAGGTGCTGGCGCAGACGATGCAGATCGAGATCGGCATCCTGCGGCAGAACAGCCAGATGCGCGGTTTCCTGGTGACCGGCGACGAAAGCTACCTGAAGCAATATCGCGAAGGGCAGGAGCAGGGGGAAACCGCCGCCGCCAAACTGCGCACCTTGCTCGCCGACATGCCCGATGGACGTGCCAAGGTGGAGGACTCGCTCGCCCGCGCCGCCGATTGGCGCCGCGAGGTCGGCGACCCGCTGATCGCGAAGGCGCGTGTCGACCGGCTCGGCGCGCAGGAGGCGCTGCGCTCGGTTGCCAAGAAGGTGACGATGATCCCGGTCCTCGCTCCACTCCGTGCACTGCGCGATGAGGAGACGGCACGCGGCGAGGCGGCGAGCGCGGCGCGGGTTGCGGCGCTGACCACCGGAAAGCTCGCACTGCTGCTGGGCGGGCTGGTGATGTGCGGTGTCGCGATCGCGGTGTCGATGCTGCTCGCCCGCGCCCTCGCGCGTCCGATCGTGCAGCTTACCGGCGTCATGGACACGCTGGCCAAGGGTGACCACCGGCTGACCGTGCCCGACACCGATCGTGGCGACGAACTGGGCAGCATGTCGCGCGCGGTGCTGGTGTTCCGTGACGCGGCGACCGCCAAGGCGCAGGCGGATGCCGAGCAGCAGCAGGTGATGGCAGAGGTCGGTACCGCCTTGGCGAAGCTCGCCGATTCGGATCTGCGCGTGACGTTGAGCGGCTTCCCGCCTTCATATGCGGCGCTGGAGCGCGACTTCAACATTGCGGTCGGCCGGCTGGCCGCCGCGCTCGGCACGGTGCGCGGTAGCGCGGGCGGGATCGCGACGAGTACCGCCGAAATGCATGCCGCCACCGACGATCTCGCGCAGCGTGCCGAACAGCAGGCCGCCAGCCTGGCGGAGAGCGCAGCGGCGGTGACCGAAATCGCAAGCTCGGTACGTGGCACGGCCGATCAGGCGAAGGCGGCGATCGGCGTCGTCGATCGCGCCACCGCCGACGTGCGCCACAGCGAGGAGATCGTGCGCCGCACGATGACCGCGATCAGCGACATCGAGCGCTCGTCGAACGAGATCGCGGAGATCATCGCGCTGATCGATGGACTGTCGTTCCAGACCAACCTGCTCGCGCTCAACGCCGGCGTCGAGGCGGCGCGGGCGGGCGACGCGGGGAAGGGATTTGCCGTGGTCGCCAGCGAAGTGCGCGCGCTGGCCGAACGCTCGGCCGACGCGGCGCGCGACATCAATGCGCGGATCACCAACACCGTGCAGCGCGTGCGCAGCGGTGTGGAGCTGGCGCAGGAGACCGACGCCTCGCTGCGCGCCATCACCACCGGGATCAGCGAGATTGCGCGCTTCGTCAGCGCGATTGCGGAAAGTGCGGGGTCGCAGGCGGCGAGCATCGGGCAGGTCAATGTCGCGATCGGCGAGATGGACAGCGCGACGCAGGCGAATGCCGCGATGGTCGAGGAAGTGACCGCCGCGTGCCGCCTGCTCACGACCGAGACGGTGACGCTGGAGGGGCAGGTGAACCGCTTCCGCGTGGATGTGATCGAGCGCCCCGCGCCCGCGCCGAAGCGGCCGATGCCAGCGCGTGCCGCGCCGCGGGCGGTGCCGGCGGTGCGCGGTAATCTTGCGCTCAAGGTGGAGCCGGATGACGACTGGGCGGCCTTCTAG
- a CDS encoding glycosyltransferase family 2 protein — protein MHRPALSVVIPCYNEEATLPVLHARVSAAARASVGDDHEILLINDGSRDESWAAMQRLAAQDPRVVAVNLSRNHGHQLALTAGLDLCAGEQILIIDADLQDPPELLADMRLMMAREQADVVYAVRRKREGETFFKKATAAAFYRVLDRVTDTPIPLDTGDFRLMTRRALDAFLALPEQARFIRGMVAWVGFRQVPFPYDRAERHAGETNYPLGKMVRLALDAVTGFSTAPLRWASHLSVVLAGCSLLLLFYIAYGYFVSDRVQGWTSTMLVVVVLSSIQMFVLGMIGEYLGRLYIEAKRRPLYLVADIAGTAHGRATLGFQAERTRIPDEQVAGQP, from the coding sequence ATGCATCGTCCCGCGCTATCGGTCGTCATCCCTTGTTACAACGAAGAGGCCACGCTGCCGGTGCTCCACGCCCGGGTCTCCGCCGCGGCGCGCGCGTCGGTGGGCGACGATCATGAGATCCTGCTCATCAACGACGGATCGCGCGACGAAAGCTGGGCGGCGATGCAGCGGCTCGCCGCACAGGACCCACGCGTGGTGGCGGTCAATCTGTCGCGCAATCATGGCCACCAGCTGGCGCTGACCGCCGGGCTGGACCTGTGCGCGGGCGAGCAGATCCTGATCATCGACGCCGACCTGCAGGATCCGCCCGAGCTGCTCGCCGACATGCGGTTGATGATGGCGCGCGAGCAGGCGGACGTGGTCTATGCCGTACGCCGCAAGCGCGAAGGCGAGACGTTCTTCAAGAAGGCGACCGCAGCGGCCTTCTATCGCGTGCTCGATCGCGTCACCGACACGCCGATCCCGCTCGACACCGGCGATTTCCGGCTGATGACGCGACGCGCGCTGGACGCCTTCCTGGCGCTGCCCGAACAGGCGCGCTTCATCAGGGGCATGGTGGCGTGGGTCGGCTTCCGCCAGGTGCCGTTTCCGTACGACCGGGCCGAGCGCCATGCGGGGGAGACCAACTACCCGCTCGGCAAGATGGTCAGGCTGGCGCTCGATGCGGTGACTGGCTTCTCCACCGCGCCGCTGCGCTGGGCGAGCCATCTGTCGGTGGTGTTGGCGGGGTGCTCGCTGCTGCTGCTGTTCTACATCGCCTACGGCTATTTCGTCAGCGACCGCGTGCAGGGCTGGACCTCGACGATGCTGGTCGTGGTCGTGCTGTCGTCGATCCAGATGTTCGTGCTGGGCATGATCGGCGAATATCTGGGTCGGCTGTATATCGAGGCCAAGCGCCGCCCGCTCTATCTGGTGGCGGATATCGCGGGCACCGCGCACGGCCGCGCGACGCTGGGCTTCCAGGCGGAACGGACGCGGATTCCCGACGAGCAGGTGGCCGGCCAGCCGTGA
- a CDS encoding ThuA domain-containing protein: MLKTLAMIAMLAVAQAPGDPHLPAKVMDRDAPTLPAGLKGAVLIVSKTNGWRHFEHIPHSNVVLGEIAGTLGRKSFTTENAAVFNDRDLRHFAVVVLNSASGAFMTSGQQAALERFVARGGGVAALHAAGDDSHKEPWYDATIIGTTFIGHPGGDDHIQSAKVVVAQPQHPVMAGVPREWMLRDEWYSFSGNPAARGMTVLAQVDEASYRPGAKLAMGAAHPVMWVNSHAKGRVFYSALGHEPEAYDDPNVHRVLTNAIRWAAR; this comes from the coding sequence ATGCTGAAAACATTGGCGATGATTGCGATGCTGGCGGTGGCGCAGGCGCCGGGTGATCCGCACCTCCCGGCCAAGGTAATGGATCGCGACGCGCCGACGCTGCCGGCCGGGCTGAAGGGCGCGGTGCTGATCGTCTCCAAGACCAACGGCTGGCGGCATTTCGAGCACATCCCGCATTCGAACGTGGTGCTCGGCGAGATCGCGGGCACGCTCGGGCGCAAGAGCTTCACGACCGAAAACGCGGCGGTCTTCAACGATCGCGACCTGCGCCACTTTGCGGTCGTCGTGCTCAACAGCGCCAGCGGTGCGTTCATGACGTCCGGGCAGCAGGCCGCGCTGGAGCGCTTCGTCGCGCGCGGCGGCGGCGTGGCGGCGCTGCACGCGGCGGGCGACGACAGCCACAAGGAGCCGTGGTACGACGCCACGATCATCGGCACGACCTTCATCGGGCATCCCGGCGGCGACGATCATATCCAGTCGGCCAAGGTCGTCGTAGCGCAGCCGCAGCACCCCGTCATGGCCGGCGTGCCGCGCGAATGGATGCTGCGCGACGAATGGTATTCGTTCTCAGGCAATCCCGCGGCGCGCGGCATGACGGTGCTCGCGCAGGTCGACGAGGCGAGCTACCGACCCGGCGCGAAACTGGCGATGGGCGCGGCCCACCCGGTGATGTGGGTGAATTCGCACGCGAAGGGCCGGGTATTCTATTCGGCGCTCGGCCACGAGCCGGAGGCGTATGACGACCCCAACGTGCACCGCGTGTTGACCAACGCGATCCGCTGGGCCGCGCGGTAA
- a CDS encoding phospholipase D-like domain-containing protein: MDATPQPTFTVDGNRLTLLDTGPRRLEALLALIDGAQRSLRILYYIYADDDTGRRVNAALERAARRGVAVALVVDGFGSEDAEDTFFAPLRDAGAAVCRFSPRVGRRYLLRNHQKLALADAESDAPQIIIGGFNIEDDYFGTPKQQAWRDLGLLVEGAAAARMAGYFDALQQGIRDGGQVRRLNKALATWSEREGRLRWLIGGPTRHLSPWARAIRADMRHARRIDIIAGYFTPSPTVLRRLDRAGKRAADVRVVTASRSDNNVTVAASRFTYAGLLRKGVRIWEYAATKLHTKLYVVDDATWIGSANFDMRSLFINLELMLRIEDAAFAAHVRGYVDGEIAQSNEVTVEGYREATGWWQRGKQFVAYLLTAVADPAISRGLNWGIDEE, translated from the coding sequence ATGGACGCCACGCCGCAACCCACGTTCACCGTCGATGGCAACCGGCTGACGTTGCTCGATACCGGGCCGCGGCGGCTGGAGGCGCTGCTGGCGCTGATCGATGGCGCCCAGCGCTCGCTGCGGATCCTCTATTACATCTACGCCGACGACGACACGGGGCGGCGCGTCAACGCCGCGCTGGAACGCGCGGCGCGCCGCGGCGTCGCCGTGGCGCTTGTCGTCGACGGGTTCGGCAGCGAGGATGCGGAGGACACGTTCTTCGCGCCGCTGCGCGACGCGGGGGCGGCGGTGTGCCGCTTCTCGCCACGCGTCGGGCGACGCTACCTGCTCCGCAACCACCAGAAACTGGCGCTCGCCGATGCCGAGAGCGACGCACCGCAGATCATCATCGGCGGCTTCAACATCGAGGACGATTATTTCGGTACACCGAAGCAGCAGGCATGGCGCGACCTCGGCTTGCTGGTCGAGGGGGCGGCGGCGGCGCGGATGGCGGGCTATTTCGACGCGCTGCAGCAGGGCATTCGCGACGGTGGGCAGGTGCGGCGGCTCAACAAGGCGCTGGCGACGTGGAGCGAGCGCGAGGGGCGGCTGCGGTGGCTGATCGGCGGCCCGACGCGCCACCTGTCGCCATGGGCGCGCGCGATCCGCGCCGACATGCGCCACGCACGCCGCATCGACATCATCGCCGGCTATTTCACGCCGAGCCCGACAGTGCTGCGCCGTCTCGACCGTGCCGGCAAGCGCGCCGCCGATGTGCGCGTCGTCACGGCCTCGCGTTCCGACAACAACGTCACGGTCGCCGCATCGCGCTTCACCTACGCCGGGCTGTTGCGCAAGGGTGTGCGCATCTGGGAATATGCCGCCACGAAGCTGCACACCAAGCTGTACGTCGTCGATGACGCGACGTGGATCGGCAGCGCCAATTTCGACATGCGCAGCCTGTTCATCAATCTCGAATTGATGCTGCGGATCGAGGATGCGGCGTTCGCGGCGCATGTCCGCGGTTACGTCGACGGCGAGATCGCGCAGTCGAACGAGGTGACGGTCGAGGGATATCGGGAAGCGACGGGCTGGTGGCAGCGCGGCAAGCAGTTCGTGGCCTATCTGCTCACCGCCGTGGCCGATCCGGCGATCTCGCGCGGGCTGAACTGGGGCATCGACGAGGAATAA